cccttgaacttgccgaaaaccttttgcgacaagtcgagctttgtagacagtaatattaccgtcagcgtcagtcttcttcttgaagatccatttattctcaattgcttgccgatcatcgggcaagtcaaccaaagtccatactttgttctcatacatggatcccatctcagatttcatggcttcaagccactttgcggaatctgggctcaccatcgcttcttcatagttcgtaggttcatcatgatctagtagcatgacttccagaacgggattaccgtaccactctggtgcggatcttactctggttgatctacgaggttcagtagtatcttgttctgaagtttcatgatcatcatcattagcttcctcactaactggtgtaggtgtcacagaaacagttttctgtgatgtactactttccaataagggagcaggtacagttacctcgtcaagttctactttcctcccactcacttctttcgagagaaactccttctccagaaagtttccgaatttagcaacaaaagtcttgccttcggatcagtgatagaaggtgtatccaatagtctcctttggatatcctataaatacacatttctccgatttgggttcgagcttatcaggttgaagctttttcacataagcatcgcagccccaaactttcagaaacgacaactttggtttcttgccaaaccacagttcataggcgcgtctcaacggattttgatggtgccctatttaacgtgaatgcggccgtctctagagcgtatccccaaaacgatagcggtaaatcagtaagagacatcatagatcgcaccatatccagtaaagtacgattacgacattcggacacaccattacgctgtggtgttccgggtggcgtgagttgtgaaactatttcacaatttttcaaatgtacaccaaactcgtaactcaaatattctcctccacgatcagatcgtagaaactttattttcttgttacgatgattttcaacttcactctgaaattccttgaacttttcaaatgtttcagacttatgtttcattaagtagatatatccatatctgcttaaatcatctgtgaaggtgagaaaataacgatatccgccacgagcctcaatattcatcggaccacatacatctgtatgtatgatttccaacaaatctgttgctctctccatagtaccggagaacgacgttttagtcatcttgcccatgaggcacggttcgcaagtaccaagtgattcataatcaagtggttccaaaagtccatcagtatggagtttcttcatgcgctttacactgatatgacctaaacggcagtgccacaaataagttgcactatcattatcaactctgcatcttttggtttcaacattatgaatatgtgtattactactatcgagatttaacaagaatagaccactcttcaagggtgcatgaccagaaAAGATATTACTcctataaatagaaaaaccattattctctgattaaatgaataatcgtctcgcatattacgctggcaccaaataacaattatttaggtctaatattaatcctgaaggtagatgtagaggtagcgtgccgactgcgatcacatcgactttggaaccgtttcccacgcgcatcgtcacctcgtccttagccaatcttcgcttaatccgtagtccttgtttcgagttgcaaatattagcaacagaaccagtatcaaatacccaggtgctactgcgagcattagtaaggtacacatcaataacatgtatatcacatatacctttgttcaccttgccatccttcttatccgccaaatacttggggtagtttctcttccagtgaccagtctgcttgcaatagaagcactcagtttcaggcttaggtccaggtttgggtttcttctcttgagtagcaacttgcttgccgttctttttgaagttccccttcttcttccctttgccctttttcttgaaactagtggtcttgttgaccatcaacacttgatgctccttcttgttttctacctccgcagctttcagcatcgcgaagagctcgggaatagtcttattcatcccttgcatattatagttcatcacgaagctcttgtagcttggtgacagtgattggagaattatgtcaatgacgcagtcatctggaagattaactcccaactgaatcaaatgattattatacccagacattttgagtatatgctcactgacagaactgttctcctccatcttgcagctatagaacttattggagacatcgtatctctcaatccgggcatttgcttgaaatataacttcaactcctggaacatctcatatgctccatgacgttcaaaacatcgttgaagtcccgattctaagccgtaaagcatggcacattgaactattgagtagtcatcagctttgctctgccagacgttcataacatccggcgttgctcctccagcaggcctggcacccagcggtgcttccaggatgtaattcttctgtgcagtaatgaggataatcctcaagttacggacccagtccgtgtaattgctaccatcatctttcaactttgctttctcaaggaatgcattaaaattcaacggaacaacagcacgagccatctatctacaatcaaacataaacaagcaagatactaattaggtactaagtttcatgataaatttaagttcagttaatttacttaaagaactcccacttagatagacattcctctaatcctctaagtgattacgtgatccaaatcaactaaaccatgtccgatcatcacgtgagatggagtagtttcattggtgaacatctttattttgatcatatctactatatgattcacgctcgacctttcggtctccgtgttccgaggccatatctgtatatgcttggctcgtcaagtttaacctgagtattccgcgtgtgcaactgttttgcacccgttgtatttgaacgtagagcctatcacacccgatcatcacgtggtgtctcagcacgaagaactttcgcaacggtgcatactcagggagaacactacttgataatttagtgagagatcatcttataatgctaccgtcaatcaaagcaagataagatgcataaaatataaacatcatatgcaatcaatataagtgatatgatatggccatcatcatcttgtgcttgtgatctccatctccgaagcaccgtcgtgatcaccatcgtcaccggcgcgacaccttgatctccatcgtagcatcgttgtcgtctcgccgagcttgtgcttccacgactatcgctaccgtttagtgataaagtaaagcattacagcgcgattgcattgcatacaataaagcgacaaccatatggctcctgctagttgccaataactcggttacaaaacatgatcatctcaaacaataaaatttagcatcatgtcttgaccatatcacatcacaacataccctgcaaaaacaagttagacgtcctctactttgttgttgcaagtttttacgtggctgctacgggcttaagcaagaaccaatcttacctatgcatcaaaaccacaacgatagtttgtcaagttggtgctgttttaaccttcgcaaggaccgggcatagccacactagattcaactaaagttggagaaactgtcacccgcaagccacctatgtgcaaagcacgtcgggagaaccggtctcgcgtaagcgtacgcgtaatgtcagtccgggccgcttcgtccaacaataccgccgaaccaaagtatgacatgctggtaagcagtatgacttatatcgcccacaactcacttgtgttctactcgtgcatataacatcaacatataaaacctaggctcggatgccactgttgggtttcgtagtaatttcaaaaaaattcctacgcacacgcaagatcatggtgatgcatagcaacgagagggggagtatgatctacatacctagtagatcgacaacggaagcgtttggttgatgtagtcgtacgtctccacgatccgaccgatcaagcaccgaaactacggcacctccgagttctagcacacgttcagctcgatgacgatcctcggactccgatccagcaaagtgtcggggaagagttccgtcagcacgacggcgtggtgacgatcttgacgtactactgctgcagggcttcgcctaagcaccgctacaatattatcgaggactatggtggctgggggcgccgcacacggctaaggaatagatcacgtggatcaactagtgtgtctctggggtgcccctgcctccgtatataaaggaataaaggggggaggcggctggcccaggagggcgcgccaggagagtcctactccctctgggagtaggatccccccccccaatcctagttggaataggattcgcggaggggggaaaagagagagaggggtcggccccctctccttgtcctattcggaccaagggaggggaggggcgcgcggcccatgtagggctgcctcttctcttttccactaaggcccatcatggcccatttagctcccggggggttccggtaacctcccggtactccggtaaaatcccgatttcacccggaacacttccggtatccaaacataggcttccaatatatcaatctttatgtttcgaccattttgagactcctcgtcttgtccgtgatcacatccgggactccgaacaaacttcggtacatcaaaatgtataaactcataatataactgtcatcgtaaccttaagcatgcggaccctacgggttcgagaacaatgtagacatgaccgagacatgtctccggtcaataaccaatagcggaacctggatgctcatattggctcctacatattcgacgaagatctttatcggtcagaccgcataacaacatacgttgttccctttgtcatcggtatgttacttgcccgagattcgatcgtcggtattccaaatacctagttcaatctcgttaccggcaagtctctttactcgttctgtaatacatcatcccgcaactaactcattggttgcagtgcttgcaaggcttaagtgatgtgcattaccgagagggcccagagatacctctccgacaatcagagtgacaaatcctaatctcgaaatatgccaacccaacatgtacctttggagacacctgtagagctcctttataatcacccagttacgttgtgacgtttggtagcacacaaagtgttcctttggtaaacgggagttgcataatctcatagtcataggaacatgtataagtcatgaagaaagcaatagcaacatactaaacgatcgggtgctaagctagtggaatgggtcatgtcaatcagatcattcacttaatgatgtgatcccgttaatcaaataacaactacttgtttatggttaggaaacataaccatctttgattaacgagctagtcaagtagaggcatactagtgacactttgtttgtctatgtattcacacatgtattatgtttccggttaatacaattctagcatgaataataaacatttatcatgatataaggaaataaataataaatttattattgcctctagggcatatttccttcatccggcGCGCCGGATGGACGgggactagggttagggttggagtggatccgggattttcgggaaggggctatatataggcataggaggagctaggagagtccaaatgaggtgcggttttcggccacgcgatcgtgatcgaacgctctagatgatggagagggttttggtgatttttgggccaacttggaggggtgttgggctgcaacacacacgaggccttttcggtccctcggttaaccgttggagcatcaaacgaagtccaaatggtacgaaacttgacaggcggtctaccggtagtaaaccaaggctgcttggcaagtctcggtccaatccggaaaagtttaatccccacacacgaaagaaaggtagaaatgacaccggaggagaacgaagcgccggaatgcaaaacggacaacggggaaaaatgctcgaatgtatgagatgaacacgtatgcaaatgcaatgcacatgatgacatgatatgagatgcatgacaacgagaacaacacatggagacaaaaacccgaacccgagaaaataaaataacttaaggccggaaacgatAAGAGTTgaattacatattgggtaaatcacatctggggtgttacacccaacaaggcccattagcccccggggggttccggtaacccctccagttaATCACTTATTATTTGTTGATGATAGCCTGCTGTTTTTTAAGGCTAGTGCAGATGGGGCGAATGAGGTAAACCAGTTGTTGAACACATATTGTCAGGCTTCGGGCCAACAGATCAACTATGATAAATCATCGATTTTCTTCAGTAAGAAATGCCTTGACAGTATAAAATAGGAGGTAAAGACTTTGCTGCAAGTCCCAAATGAAACTTTAAGTCCAAAATATTTGGGGATGCCCTCTGATGTGGGAGCCTCGAAGAATGGTGCATTCAAGTACTTGAAGGATTATCTGTGGAGTAAAGTGCAAGGATGGATCGAGAAAATGATGTCCACAGCAGGTAAGGAGGTTTTAGTTAAGGCAGTGGCTCAGGCGGTTCCAGTTTTCTCTATGTCATGCTTCAAGCTGCCTAGAGGGCTATGTGAACATCTAAACATGCTCATCCGGAAGTTCTGGTGGGGGAGCAAACATGGAAAATGCAAACCTAGTTGGGTCTCGTAGGAGGCGATGACACAACCGAACAGTATGGGAGGCTTGGGATTTAAAGACTTTGAATTATTCAATTTTTCACTTTTGGCAAAGCAAGCTTGGAGGATCCTACAACATCCAGAGTCACTAAGTGCTCGGATTCTTAAGAGTATATATTTTCCAGAATCATCTATACATATAGCTGAGCTAGGCGACCATCCAAGCCAGGTTTGGAGATCTATAGTTGAAGGCCGAGACATCCTAAAACTAGGGCTGATCAGAACAATCGGCAATGGCAGTTCCACCCACATTTGGAATGATAATTGGATTCCTAGGAAGGAGATGATGCGGCCTTTTGGGGCCCGAACAATAAACCCTCCCCAGATGGTCGCGGAGTTGATTGATGCCACTTCGGCCACATGGAATATCACCAGGTTGGAAGAAGTTTGTCTTCCAATTGATATAACAACGATATTGGAGATACCATTATGTACTAGCAATATCCCAGATACTTGGACATGGTTCTTTTAGAAGAATGGGTGTTTCTCAGTAAGACCAGCTTATAGAATGTTGATAGAAACCAAGTACCGGAGAGGATCAtgggtactccggtaaaatcccgattttacccggaactcttccgatgtccaaatgtaggattccaatatatcaatcttcatgtctcgaccatttcgagactcctcgtcatgtccgtgatcatatccgggactccgaactaccttcggtacatcaaaacatataaactcataaaaccgatcgtcacagaactttaagcgtgcggaccctacgggttcgagaactatgtagacatgaccgagacatgtctccggtcaataaccaatagcggaacctggatgctcatattcgttcctacatattctacgaagatctttattggtcaaaccgcataacactatacgttgttctctttgtcactggtatgttacttgcccgagattcgatcgtcggtatcccaatacctagttcaatctcgttaccggcaaacctcttttctcgtttcgtaatgcactatcccacaactaactcattagttgcattgcttgcaaggcttatagtgatgtgcattaccgagagggccccagagatacctctccgacaatcggagtgaaaaatcctaatcttaatctatgccaactcaacaagtaccatccaagacacctatagagcacctttataatcacccagttacgttgtgacgtttggtagcacataaagtgttcctccggtattcgggagttgcataatctcatagtcataagaacatatataagtcatgaagaaagcaatagcagtaaacaaaaacgatcaagtgctaagctaacggaatgggtcaagtcaatcacatcattctcctaatgatgtgatcccgttaatcaaatgacaactcatgtctatggttagaaaacttaaccatctttgattaacgagctagtcaagtagaggcatagtagtgacactatgcttgtctatgtattcacacatgtattatgtttctggttaatacaattctagcatgaataataaacatttatcatgaaataaggaaataaataataactttattattgcctctagggcatatttcgttcaatgTCCAATCGCCGTCGGCAGCTGAGTTTGATCTAGCGGCACATTAAGGTTGGAAAAAAGATAGGCGTAGGCGAGGTGGTTGGCTATCGCTTAGTGCCTAGGCAATGCTTAAGCACCCAAGGCATGCCCTAGGCGGTCGAGTATTATGTGTGGATTGAAGCTTTTTCCCTTTCCCAATCACCTAAGGAGAATTGCATGGTATACAGATTGTCATGGAAAGGCATTATTTGCACCTCTTAAGCAAGAACCCATGTGACGCACATGATCTTGAAGAACTAGAATTGATTGTAGGGTTTCTCCGTGTAAACCTTAGCTATGGCCATCCAATGAGACACTTCCGCTGGCAGTGCTTCTTTCCATTTGAAGATGACATCATCAAGATCGTATTCCGTTGAACCCAACCACTGCATCATGGCCTCAACATCGCTCGCATCTCCATCCGAGCTCGAAGCCTTTCCATACATGATGTTCCCTAGCCCGAAAGATTTAATCTACCGGACCCCTAAGCACTCCACCTCATACCAGAAAACCAAACAAGACCGGGCAGTTTGAGCGTGATCTGCAAGGGGAAAACCGGAGAAAGGGGATGAGATCCCTACGGTGGCGCTGGTCGTCACCGAGAGGAACTGGAACCCTAGGGAGAGGGAATTTCTTAACTCGTATTGTGCACGGCACCTGGACGAAGAGAATGGTTCATGATTTTTTTAGCTTTTTAGGGGCTTTTTTAGCTTATATATAAGCTGGCAAAGAGTGAAAACAccgattttttctttttgaaaatgagaAAACAACGATTTTTTTTGTTGTTGAGAAAATGAGAAAACAACGAGCCGCTGGATGGAATTCCGTAGCCCAACGATTAGGCCCTGGCCCGCAAGCCCACCTAGTGCCGAAAGCTGAACCGGCCGGCACCTTGAAATACTCCGGCTTGGCGCCCGAGCGCAACCGTCCCAACCAACAGCCTTCGCTCCTCCTCTTCTCCCCGTCGCCGGAGCGCCAAGAAACCAAGAACCTCCTCTTCTCTGCAGCGGTCGATCGAGCACACGCGACCCATGGAGCAGTTCCATCACGGCCACCACGTGCGGCTGCGCAGCAGCGAGCTCGGCACGTACCTGCACGCCGACCAGGACGGacatggcgtctccctccagcaccGCCGGGCGTCGATGAAGGCGGCTTGGGCGGTGCACGTGTACCAGCCCCCCGAGGCGTTTGTGCCTCACCTGCTCCTCCACAGCGCCGCCTACGGTCGCTACCTCGCCGCCACGGACGAGCCGGCGCCGCAGGGCCACCGCGGGCGCCGCGTCGAGCAGCGCAACTACGACCATCCGGAGGCGGACGCACAGGGAATCATCTGGCTGGCCGTCCTGACGGCATCCAGAGACaaagtcttcctccgcaacttcaACGGCGGCTGCCTCCGCGCCAACGGGAGGTACCGCCCCTGGAACAACGGCGCCAGTGTCGACGACGTCGACGTCAACGACATCGGCAACCTCAGCACGATGATGCACTGGGTCGTGGAGGACATCCCCGCCAGGGAGATCACGCCTCTCCTTCCACGCCCGGCTTGGGTGAGTCCCATCCCATGCCCGCTTCTTGATTCTTCCCGGATTTGCGCGaattgggttcttggatgttgctAACATGCGTCCGTGTTTGACCGCAAAGATTGCAAATCCTGTTAATTTCATTCGCTTGGGAGCGATTCTTGGCTCTGTTTCTTTGATTTCTCCCATTCGTGATCGCATTCTCGAGTTCTTCGATCTGATGATGGTTCTTTGCGACTCAACTGCAGCTTACCCTCCCCGCCGTCATATCGCCGTCGCGGGTGATCGTGTACGTGTGGCTGGACGCCGACGGGACCGTCCTCAGCGAAGGCTCGTTCTCGTTCAGTGGGAGGTCCGTGTTCCGCCTGAGGAGCGAGCTGGCCAGGTGGCTCGCCGACAACGGCATCGCAATCGTGGACGCCCCCGACCTCGTCATGTGCCTCCCCACCCGTGATGGCCGCATTTCCCCACTCGTCGTCGACCTGCCCCGCAGCCTCCAGACCCTCcacatcatcgtcgtcatcgtcgggTCGCCTGGTGAGAGCCCCTCCATATCCtcaacttcttactcttttccttTAGCAGGAAACTTGTCTGAAATTACAGCAGTCTGAAAATAGTTTACTGAAACCGGTGTAGTCTGAAACTTTTGCTAATCTGTTTCAGTTAGGAGTTAAGACATGGAAATAGTCTGAACTGCTGTCGGATCATAGACATCACTAAAAGTTCCTGATTCAAATCCTCAACTTCTTACTCTTCTCCTTTGGCAGGAAACTCTTCATAGCATTTGCACTAGTCTTGAACTTGTCCGGATATTTTGTAGTACGTAATAGTAGTTTGCAGTATGAAAAATAGTTTACTGAAACCGGTGTAGTCTGAAACTTTTGCTACTCTGTTTCAGTTAGGAGCTAAGACTTGGGAAATAGTCTGAACTGCTGTCGGATCATAGACATCACAAAAGTTCCTGATTGAAAGTCACTAACAGATATGGAAACTATTGGTTTTGATGCTACTGTGCTTTGATTCAGATGATTCATCAGCTCTTAAATTTAATACTAGCAAAACCCAAATCAGTTCAGTCTGCCTAGTTCAGCTTCACAGAGAAGATAACGATTTCTGTTTCTTAGCCTACTGTAATTGTTTCGAGTAACGCGTGGACAAAATTCAGGTTCTGTTCCACAGCACAATATATTGTTTTGAGGTTTTGTACATCAGCTTCCTAAAATCTTCTTATTTAAACTTGTTGCAGTACCTGTGTTACATGACGCCTAACTGTTTAACTAATTTTCTGCTAATTCAGCTCACGCGGCGCTGCGGTACGCGGATGTCGATGCAGAGTAGAGAGATAGCCCTAGAAGTCGCCTTCCTGTCCACCTCTTCAGAAGTGTCGCCGCCTCGGAGACGACGACATTAGAACCCAGTTCCTTTCATAGAGATATGGGTTCAGGAAAACCCAGCAGTTCATTTGTTCCTGCTAGTTAAACTTGGTTTGTTCTCCTGACAGTAGGATACTTATTTGCTTGGCCATCACGGTTCTAAAGCTCTGAAACTGTTTGAGCAATGGTGCAGTGACTTTAGTCTATAATGCGTTGACAATGGCCACTACTTCAGCGTTGATAGCTGCATTTCTCTTAGGTGTCGACAGTGTAATGAACCTGCCTGAAGAACAGTTTACTGAAACTGTTGTATTCTGCAACTGCTGCTAATCTGCTTCAATTAGAACTTGGGAGCTGTCTGGATTATTGTATTAGATATAAGTAGAAGGAGTTGAATAGAAATAGTTGGTATTTGCTTTAGTTGTACAGATGATAGAAGGTTTGTCTGAAGCTAATTGGTCTACATTAGTCACATATTCACACTAAACCTTGATAAATAATTGT
The sequence above is drawn from the Triticum aestivum cultivar Chinese Spring chromosome 7A, IWGSC CS RefSeq v2.1, whole genome shotgun sequence genome and encodes:
- the LOC123151792 gene encoding uncharacterized protein, with the translated sequence MEQFHHGHHVRLRSSELGTYLHADQDGHGVSLQHRRASMKAAWAVHVYQPPEAFVPHLLLHSAAYGRYLAATDEPAPQGHRGRRVEQRNYDHPEADAQGIIWLAVLTASRDKVFLRNFNGGCLRANGRYRPWNNGASVDDVDVNDIGNLSTMMHWVVEDIPAREITPLLPRPAWLTLPAVISPSRVIVYVWLDADGTVLSEGSFSFSGRSVFRLRSELARWLADNGIAIVDAPDLVMCLPTRDGRISPLVVDLPRSLQTLHIIVVIVGSPAHAALRYADVDAE